The window GCTGTCGTTCCGGTTCCGGTCCTCCAGGTAGATGTTGTTGTCGTACCCGAACTCAGCCCCGAAACCCATGTGGAGGGTCAACGGACCGGTCTGGAAGCCGGGACCTTGGCTCACCTGGCGATCACCGAGCCACCCCTGTGCGGCAGCACCGCTGGGCAAACCCGCCAACCCGAGCAACATCGTAAGTAAGGTGATCTTCGCGCTGTGGCGCATAACTCAGCTCTTTTCCCCCGGGGCCACCAAGCGCGACGACCCGGACTGGGCGGCGCGAGCGGTGCGTCGCCCCCTACTCAGTCACATGGTGCCGCTAGCGGGCGGTGGAATATAGGGCACGGGAAGCGCCTGCTCGTCGGGAATGTCGGAGATGTCTTCTTCGGGCGAGCCGTCGTCGATGACGGTCACGACCTGTGTCTGACCCGTGTTGAATGCGTCGGCCCCGATGCACTGGTTGGCATCGCGCTCGTGCTGGCTGACATTCCGGTCCAGCACCACGAGCACCGTGTAGTGGTGATCGCGCTGACCGCGATCGCCCGACTCCGTGGCCTCGCGCAGTTGAACGACGCGAGCCTGGATGGAGCCTTCGGTGGCGTGGGTCTCGGTGAGGCGACCGTTCAGGCAGGTGACACGGATGATGTCCCGGTCCTGACGCGACTCGTCGAGCATCGTCATCATGCGGCGGGAGACCCGAGCGGCCCGAGACTCGATGGTCTCCGCCTGCTCCAGCATCTCCGCGTCGCTGAGCTCGGCGATCCGCCGCACCTCGAGCTCGGCGCTACCTGCCTCTTCTGGCTCGTCGTCAGCCGACTGAGCCAGCGAAACACCGGCGCCGAGACCGACCACGCAGGCCAAGAGCAGGGCTTTTTTCAAGTATTTTTCGCTATGACGCATGGATACCCACATCTGCCCAATCGCCCGTCCGAGTATACAGAGCACTGGGATGGTGTCAATCGAGACCTAGCTGGAGAGTCCGTTGCGCCCAGCTGCGCTGCCGTTCATTCAGCCACCCGGCTCGAACACGAACGGGAAGCGATAGCGCACGCTACCACCAGTGGGTCCCGGCGAGAAGCGCAGACGCCCGATGACGCCCGTCACGCACGACCCCACGGCAGGGCTGACCGAATTTTCCGTGGCGGTGGCACCCGAGACTGCACCGCTGGTCTGGATGGTGAACTCCACGCGCACGGTGCCGCGCAGCGTCGGATTTCGGGCGAGCTCGCGCTCGTAGCAGCGCTTGATGGCGCTTGCCTGTCCGCGGATGCGCGACGCGACGATGCGCGAGTCGAACTCACCCGAGCCACCGACGTCGCCGCCACCCGACATGCGCATGCGACCGACGACGCGCTCTTGGACCGGCCCGCCTTCGCCCGTGGCCATGCCACCGCCGCCCGTCTGGGCGAGACCACCGATACCCTCGCCGCCGCCAGCCCCTCGGCCCCCGCCACCACGCTCTCGGAGGCCGCCAGCCTCGCCCGTGGCCACGCCCACGCCGTTCGCCTGGGCGATGACGTCGGCCGCGTCGCCCGTCGGCGCACCGCCTGCCATGAGGTTCGCGAACGATCCGTCTGCCCCCCCGACGCCACCCAGCGCGAGCGCCATGGCTTGGGCGCGGGCCTCCTCACGCAAGCGAGCGTTGCGATCTGCGGAGGACTCTCCGCCGGCCGAGCTGTTGTCGTTGCTGGCAGAGCGGCCGCCGCTGCTGTTGCTGTTGGACGCCTGACGCGGAGTCTCTGCGGGCGTCTCTTCCGCCGGAGTGTCGCCCTCTTCGACCACCACTTCGCCTTCGGTGACAGGCTCGGGAATGGGCGGCTCCTCGAAGATCATGCGCGCCAGCCCCTCGGGCAGCTGCGCGACCCCTTGGGCGATCTCCCAGTCCGCTTCCTCGAGCCAAATGATGAAACCGAAGAAGAGCATGAACGACAGCGCCACGAACGTGGTGAACAGCCAGTCGATGCTCTTGACGAACCCGCCGCGGGCCGAAGCCGGGAGCTGCGGCTTGGGTGTGACGGGTGGCGCCACCACGAACTGGAACAGGAGCGTGGTCGCGCCGATGACGACCTTGCCACGCGAGTTGTCGGTCAGCTTGACCTGCCAGTACTTGCCCGCGTTGCGCGCGCCGCCCGACGTCCGCAGCACGCTCAGCTCGTGGACGCCGCCCGCCAGACCGACGCGGCCGGTCATGTCGTCCGTGAAGTTCAGGATGTAGTCGTCTCCGACGAGCTGGAAGA is drawn from Sandaracinaceae bacterium and contains these coding sequences:
- a CDS encoding TonB family protein, with product MSTSPQGPNQGGNPQSGGRAGAMTQAMQAVNVPSAGPKVLRIGLIQNGKIVEERIIRRRETVSVGTAEKNHFIISAEGLASRFDLFQLVGDDYILNFTDDMTGRVGLAGGVHELSVLRTSGGARNAGKYWQVKLTDNSRGKVVIGATTLLFQFVVAPPVTPKPQLPASARGGFVKSIDWLFTTFVALSFMLFFGFIIWLEEADWEIAQGVAQLPEGLARMIFEEPPIPEPVTEGEVVVEEGDTPAEETPAETPRQASNSNSSGGRSASNDNSSAGGESSADRNARLREEARAQAMALALGGVGGADGSFANLMAGGAPTGDAADVIAQANGVGVATGEAGGLRERGGGGRGAGGGEGIGGLAQTGGGGMATGEGGPVQERVVGRMRMSGGGDVGGSGEFDSRIVASRIRGQASAIKRCYERELARNPTLRGTVRVEFTIQTSGAVSGATATENSVSPAVGSCVTGVIGRLRFSPGPTGGSVRYRFPFVFEPGG